From Fulvivirga lutea:
TATAAATGCATATATCTGCAGCAATATTCAGGCTTTCGCGCACCATTTCTTCTGCAGATAAGCCAGGAGCATGCTTTTTTAAAGCCAGTGCAGCAGACTGGGCATACATGGAACCAGAGCCAATGGCCGCAATTTGATTATCAGGCTCAAGAACATCTCCGGTACCTGATATCACTAATAACTCATCTTTATCAGCAGTTATAAGCATGGCCTCAAGTTTTCTTAAATAACGGTCCATACGCCAATCTTTTGCCAATTCAATAGCAGCGCGCTTCATATTGCCACCATAAGCGTTCAGTTTTTCATCAAACCGTTCCAACAAAGTAAAAGCATCTGCCGTAGAACCAGCAAAACCCGTAACAATCTTACCT
This genomic window contains:
- the hslV gene encoding ATP-dependent protease subunit HslV, coding for MTKVKSTTVLAVIHNGEVAIGADGQATMGNYVAKSNVKKIRKLQEGKIVTGFAGSTADAFTLLERFDEKLNAYGGNMKRAAIELAKDWRMDRYLRKLEAMLITADKDELLVISGTGDVLEPDNQIAAIGSGSMYAQSAALALKKHAPGLSAEEMVRESLNIAADICIYTNHNLVIEKIK